A region from the Polaribacter sp. Hel1_33_78 genome encodes:
- a CDS encoding patatin-like phospholipase family protein — protein MKKFLVIFFLLISAVCYSQEKQPKVGLVLSGGGAKGFAHIGVLKEIDKAGVHIDYIGGTSMGAIIGGLYAAGYSGEQIEKIALETDFISMLRDELPRNSETFFEKEFGEKTAITLPVINGTIALPKAVSKGQNILNFLLELLEPIEGIDDFSKLPTPFFCIATNVETGALVLLEKGSLPLALRASGSFPTLLNPVVLDNKLLVDGGIANNFPVSLMKSKGIDIVIGVDVEGKLYQKEELNSVISIMSQISSYKMYDVTKREKERLDVYIHPKVSKYKVVDFDKKVEILQYGIEEAAKFTTVFKAIGVKQKQKKKRKKIELVNKKHFVSEIDVKGFKNYTRAFVLGKLKIRAGDSVSRKEITKRIYLLSATKNYDRIRYNFIKKEDNSYKLNFFLIESKENANLKLGIHYDALYKSGILANYSQKHLLVNNDLFSLDLILGDNLRYNLNYFVDNGFYLSYGIRSRYNHFRANSKFNSIVSAVPNVGNINLEYKDNTNQFFVQTTFDRKFALGFGLEHKHIKATTETYTSNNEATIFDNSNYFNAFGYLKLDTYDDKIFPTKGYHADLNAKWYGASSGSNEEFTPFLQGKGTLGFATSFGDKLTFQVTNEAGFTLNKTPSDVFDFYLGGYNKNYINTFISFYGYDFAELSETSFFKSELSFKYALSDNNYVTFIANYGRLDSNVFKNMDDFTDIKSGYAFGYSYNSLIGPVEIKYSWSPDTNKNYLLFNLGFWF, from the coding sequence ATGAAAAAATTTTTAGTGATCTTTTTTTTATTGATTTCAGCAGTTTGCTATAGTCAAGAAAAACAACCAAAAGTGGGTTTAGTTTTAAGCGGAGGAGGCGCAAAGGGCTTTGCACATATAGGCGTTTTAAAGGAGATTGACAAGGCAGGCGTTCATATTGATTATATTGGAGGCACCAGTATGGGTGCAATTATTGGAGGGTTGTATGCTGCAGGATATTCAGGAGAACAAATAGAGAAGATAGCCTTAGAGACAGACTTTATCTCCATGTTAAGGGATGAGTTGCCAAGAAATTCAGAAACATTTTTCGAAAAAGAATTTGGTGAGAAAACAGCAATTACACTTCCAGTTATAAATGGCACTATTGCTTTGCCAAAGGCAGTTTCTAAAGGTCAGAATATTTTAAATTTTTTATTAGAATTGTTAGAGCCTATAGAAGGGATTGACGATTTTAGCAAGCTTCCAACACCTTTTTTTTGTATTGCAACAAATGTTGAAACCGGGGCTCTTGTGTTATTAGAAAAAGGTTCTTTACCATTGGCTTTAAGAGCAAGTGGCTCTTTCCCAACGTTATTAAATCCGGTTGTTTTAGATAATAAATTATTGGTTGATGGAGGAATTGCAAATAATTTTCCGGTTAGTTTAATGAAATCTAAAGGAATAGATATTGTTATTGGTGTGGATGTAGAAGGAAAACTGTATCAAAAGGAAGAACTCAACTCTGTTATTTCTATTATGAGTCAGATTAGTAGTTATAAAATGTACGATGTAACCAAAAGGGAAAAAGAAAGGTTAGATGTTTATATTCATCCAAAAGTGTCTAAGTATAAGGTAGTAGATTTTGATAAAAAAGTAGAAATTCTGCAATATGGAATAGAAGAAGCAGCAAAATTTACTACCGTTTTTAAAGCAATAGGGGTAAAACAAAAGCAAAAAAAGAAGAGGAAAAAGATAGAACTCGTTAATAAAAAACATTTTGTTTCCGAAATTGATGTTAAGGGTTTTAAAAATTATACGAGAGCGTTTGTTTTAGGTAAATTAAAAATTAGAGCAGGGGATAGCGTTTCTAGAAAGGAAATTACGAAAAGAATTTATTTGCTATCTGCAACAAAAAATTATGATAGAATACGGTATAATTTTATTAAAAAGGAAGATAATTCTTATAAACTAAACTTTTTTTTAATAGAATCTAAAGAAAATGCGAATCTAAAGTTAGGGATTCATTATGATGCTTTATATAAATCTGGAATTTTGGCGAACTACAGTCAAAAGCATTTATTAGTAAATAATGATTTATTTTCTTTAGACTTGATTTTGGGAGATAATTTAAGATATAATCTAAATTATTTTGTAGACAATGGCTTTTATTTAAGTTACGGTATAAGATCTAGGTATAATCATTTTAGAGCAAATTCTAAATTTAACTCCATAGTTTCTGCGGTTCCGAATGTCGGTAATATTAACTTAGAATATAAAGACAATACAAATCAGTTTTTTGTGCAAACTACTTTCGATAGAAAGTTTGCTTTGGGTTTTGGATTGGAACATAAGCATATAAAAGCAACTACAGAAACATACACATCGAACAATGAGGCAACTATTTTTGATAATAGTAATTATTTTAACGCTTTTGGATATTTAAAGTTAGACACTTATGATGATAAGATTTTTCCTACAAAAGGATATCATGCAGACTTAAATGCAAAGTGGTACGGAGCATCGTCAGGATCTAATGAAGAGTTTACACCCTTTTTACAAGGAAAAGGAACTTTAGGTTTTGCAACAAGTTTTGGAGATAAACTTACATTTCAAGTAACAAATGAAGCCGGTTTTACATTAAACAAAACACCATCAGATGTCTTTGATTTTTATTTAGGTGGTTACAACAAAAATTACATAAACACTTTTATATCTTTTTATGGTTATGATTTTGCAGAATTATCTGAGACTTCTTTTTTTAAATCAGAATTAAGCTTCAAATATGCTCTTTCAGACAATAATTACGTAACTTTTATTGCCAATTATGGCCGTTTAGACAGCAATGTTTTTAAAAACATGGATGATTTTACAGACATTAAATCTGGCTACGCTTTTGGTTACAGTTATAATAGTTTAATTGGCCCAGTCGAAATTAAATATAGTTGGTCTCCAGACACAAATAAAAATTACTTGTTGTTTAATTTAGGATTTTGGTTTTAG
- a CDS encoding lipoprotein signal peptidase, which translates to MSKKNLAILTVLFTIILDQVLKIYIKTNFILGEEVLIFDWFKIHFVENNGMAMGFEFGGKTGKLFLTLFRLVAVSAIIFWLMGNIKRKVHNAVIVGISLIFSGAVGNIIDSVFYGVIFDDSDYKVATLFADEPYGNLFYGKVVDMFYFPIWTGNLPDWIPFVGGDLFTFFQYIFNPADSYITIGVALLFIFSKHAFPKEEKDVKEFTEEHKK; encoded by the coding sequence ATGTCCAAAAAGAACCTGGCAATTCTTACTGTATTATTTACAATAATTTTAGATCAAGTACTAAAAATCTATATAAAAACAAACTTTATTTTGGGAGAAGAAGTTTTAATTTTTGATTGGTTTAAAATTCATTTTGTAGAAAATAATGGAATGGCAATGGGTTTTGAATTTGGTGGAAAAACTGGAAAACTTTTTTTAACCCTATTTAGATTAGTTGCAGTTTCTGCAATTATATTCTGGCTAATGGGTAATATAAAACGAAAGGTTCATAATGCCGTTATTGTTGGTATTTCACTTATTTTTTCTGGTGCAGTCGGTAACATTATAGATTCTGTTTTTTACGGAGTTATTTTTGACGATTCTGACTATAAAGTAGCAACTCTTTTTGCTGATGAACCTTATGGAAATCTTTTCTATGGAAAAGTAGTAGATATGTTCTATTTTCCTATTTGGACAGGAAATCTGCCAGATTGGATTCCTTTTGTAGGAGGAGATCTATTTACTTTTTTTCAGTATATTTTTAATCCAGCTGATTCTTATATAACCATTGGTGTTGCTTTACTTTTTATTTTTAGCAAACACGCTTTTCCAAAAGAAGAAAAGGATGTGAAAGAATTTACAGAGGAGCATAAGAAATAA
- a CDS encoding TraR/DksA C4-type zinc finger protein, translating to MSDVKLKYSQEDLEEFKVIIQKKIARSQEDLDLLKAAYKNDADNGTDDTSPSFKSFDEGSEVMNKEANVQLAIRQEKFIRDLNNALLRIENGTYGVCRVTGKLIQKERLRLVPHATLSIEAKRKQ from the coding sequence ATGTCAGACGTGAAACTAAAATATTCGCAAGAAGACTTGGAAGAGTTTAAGGTAATAATTCAGAAAAAGATAGCAAGATCACAAGAAGATTTGGATTTGTTAAAAGCAGCATATAAGAATGATGCAGACAATGGAACAGACGATACGTCTCCATCGTTTAAATCTTTTGACGAAGGCTCTGAAGTAATGAACAAAGAAGCAAATGTGCAGTTAGCAATTAGACAAGAAAAGTTTATTAGAGACTTAAATAACGCATTGTTACGAATTGAAAACGGTACTTATGGTGTTTGTAGAGTTACAGGTAAGTTAATTCAAAAAGAACGTTTAAGATTAGTGCCTCATGCTACATTAAGTATAGAGGCGAAACGTAAACAATAA
- the uvrC gene encoding excinuclease ABC subunit UvrC yields MSVSLELQVKTLPNEPGVYQYFDKDDIIIYVGKAKNLKKRVASYFNKNHENGKTRVLVKKIVGIKHIVVNTETDALLLENNLIKKYKPRYNVLLKDDKSYPWICIKKERFPRIFATRRVIKDGSEYFGPYTSVRTVRVLLDLIKELYSLRTCNYDLSHKSINEGKYKVCLEYHLKNCKGACEALETEANYNDSIKEIRNIIKGNFKESLEKFQEMMISFAEKMEFEEAQKIKEKLNLLSNYQSKSTIINPSINNVDVFSIISDDTHGYANFLKISNGSIIQSHTTEIKKKLDETDTELLELFIVEIRQRFNSQAPEIYVPFKVNLGESVKVTIPKLGDKKRIVELSERNAKYYRQEQFKQIKIVDPDRHVKRIMAQMKKDLRLSEDPRHIECFDNSNIQGTHPVAACVVFRDGKPSKKEYRHYNIKTVEGPDDFASMEEVVYRRYKRLLAEGASLPQLIIVDGGKGQLSSGLKSLDILGLRGKIAIIGIAKRLEEIYYPDDPIPLYLDKKSETLKITQYLRNEAHRFGITFHRNKRSKSAIKSELEQIPDIGTQTITTLLRKFKSAKRVKEASKEELIEVIGNVRAIKVYEYFHPLKK; encoded by the coding sequence ATGTCTGTATCTTTAGAGCTTCAAGTTAAAACCTTACCAAATGAACCTGGAGTTTATCAGTATTTTGATAAAGATGATATAATTATTTATGTTGGTAAAGCTAAAAACCTAAAAAAAAGAGTTGCTTCTTACTTCAATAAAAACCATGAAAATGGTAAAACTAGAGTTTTAGTAAAAAAGATTGTAGGTATAAAACATATTGTTGTAAATACGGAAACAGATGCACTTTTACTTGAAAATAATTTAATTAAAAAATACAAACCACGTTACAATGTTCTCTTAAAAGACGATAAAAGTTACCCTTGGATTTGTATCAAAAAAGAACGTTTTCCAAGGATTTTTGCAACCAGAAGAGTTATCAAAGATGGTTCAGAATATTTTGGTCCTTATACTTCTGTAAGAACCGTAAGAGTGCTGTTAGATTTGATAAAAGAGTTGTATTCACTGAGGACTTGTAATTATGATTTAAGCCACAAAAGTATTAATGAGGGTAAATACAAAGTTTGTTTAGAATATCATTTAAAAAATTGTAAAGGTGCTTGTGAGGCGCTAGAAACCGAGGCAAATTATAATGATTCTATCAAAGAAATAAGGAACATCATCAAAGGAAATTTTAAAGAAAGTTTAGAAAAATTTCAAGAAATGATGATCAGTTTTGCTGAGAAAATGGAGTTTGAAGAAGCCCAGAAAATTAAGGAAAAACTGAATTTATTAAGTAACTATCAGTCAAAAAGCACCATTATAAATCCATCAATAAATAATGTTGATGTGTTTTCTATTATTTCTGATGATACTCATGGTTATGCAAATTTTCTAAAGATTTCAAATGGATCAATTATTCAATCACACACAACAGAAATCAAGAAAAAATTAGATGAAACAGATACAGAATTATTGGAACTGTTTATTGTAGAAATAAGGCAACGATTCAACTCGCAGGCGCCAGAAATTTATGTACCCTTTAAAGTTAATTTGGGTGAAAGTGTAAAAGTAACTATTCCTAAATTAGGTGATAAAAAACGCATTGTAGAACTTTCTGAGCGAAATGCTAAATATTATAGACAGGAGCAATTTAAACAAATAAAAATTGTTGATCCAGACAGACATGTGAAAAGAATAATGGCGCAGATGAAAAAAGATTTACGCCTTTCTGAAGATCCAAGGCATATAGAATGTTTTGATAATTCGAATATTCAAGGCACACATCCTGTGGCTGCTTGTGTTGTTTTTAGAGATGGAAAACCTAGTAAAAAGGAATACAGACATTACAATATAAAAACAGTAGAGGGGCCAGATGATTTTGCATCTATGGAAGAAGTGGTGTATAGAAGATACAAACGCTTATTAGCTGAAGGAGCATCATTACCTCAATTAATTATTGTTGATGGAGGAAAAGGACAGTTATCATCGGGCTTAAAAAGTCTAGATATTTTAGGTTTGCGAGGAAAAATTGCTATTATTGGAATTGCAAAACGGTTGGAAGAAATTTATTACCCTGATGATCCTATTCCTTTATATCTGGATAAAAAATCTGAAACGTTAAAAATTACACAGTATTTAAGAAACGAAGCACATAGATTTGGTATTACTTTTCATAGAAATAAACGTAGTAAAAGTGCCATAAAATCTGAGTTAGAGCAAATCCCTGATATAGGTACCCAAACTATTACAACTTTATTGCGTAAATTTAAGTCGGCGAAACGTGTTAAAGAAGCTTCGAAAGAAGAGTTGATAGAAGTAATAGGAAACGTAAGGGCGATAAAGGTATATGAATATTTCCATCCTTTAAAAAAATGA